From the Streptomyces sp. KMM 9044 genome, one window contains:
- a CDS encoding YbaB/EbfC family nucleoid-associated protein: MEDRVAQAMAHLRAAEAAAASARAELDAASVTARSSDRSVRVCVGAKGELTSLEFLDGKYRTMAAPQLSAAVLEAANAARAEMARRVVETLDPLTRMTSRGAAPERMGVDWGSVFGSLLSETSVTKGRPTAMSRLRDEIVEDEEEPAAPPGIRGTDDRRQEGM; the protein is encoded by the coding sequence ATGGAAGACCGTGTGGCCCAGGCGATGGCCCACCTCAGGGCGGCGGAGGCGGCCGCGGCTTCGGCGCGCGCCGAGCTGGACGCCGCGTCGGTCACCGCGCGTTCGTCGGACCGGTCGGTCCGGGTCTGTGTCGGGGCGAAGGGCGAACTGACCAGCCTGGAGTTTCTTGACGGCAAGTACCGGACCATGGCCGCCCCACAGCTGTCCGCGGCGGTGCTGGAGGCCGCCAACGCGGCACGGGCCGAGATGGCCCGCCGGGTCGTCGAGACGCTCGACCCGCTCACCCGGATGACCTCGCGGGGCGCCGCACCCGAGCGGATGGGCGTCGACTGGGGGTCGGTCTTCGGCTCGCTGCTCAGCGAGACCTCCGTGACGAAGGGGCGGCCGACCGCGATGAGCCGGCTCCGCGACGAGATCGTCGAGGACGAGGAAGAGCCCGCGGCCCCGCCCGGGATCCGCGGCACGGACGACCGGCGGCAGGAGGGGATGTAG
- the eccB gene encoding type VII secretion protein EccB, whose translation MHSKRDQVQAHLFVMGRLASAMLRAEPDDPESPLGRTNRGAAIGVVIAVLVCAGAFVFGLIQPGGNNSWRSGENLVVDKQTGARYLYLDGRLRPVRNYASARLIAGGDLGVTTVGTSSLAGTPHGTPIGIPDGPEALPSTGDLDRTPWLVCSGVRPRSTGVVTATTTLALGTDTPHNAPGARQLGERDGLLVTGPDDSAYLLWQGSRLRLDERANAAEALGYGSVAPRPVSAAFLDSFPQGPDLSPADVPGRGEEGPELAGRATRVGQLFRVEVPGSAPRYHLLAKEGLVPLTATGATLLLGDPLTREKAYGGAATVATLGADALAGHLAPGSASAAVNAAKLPETPPKAVVVGAGSAACAAVDSADGGVRVGASVLPENALPEPVQPPAAEVVPACLKVDSIAVRAGKGALVRALSASGSALGDTTYLVTDTGVKYRLLSQEGVRALGYEGVEERTMPSPMLAMLPSGPDLTPEAASSGEARVTLRCPRAEGTSGDQRERSGPG comes from the coding sequence ATGCACAGCAAACGGGACCAGGTACAGGCGCACCTCTTCGTCATGGGGAGGCTGGCATCGGCCATGCTGCGGGCCGAGCCCGACGACCCGGAGAGCCCCCTGGGCCGGACCAACCGCGGCGCCGCGATCGGCGTGGTCATCGCCGTGCTGGTGTGCGCCGGCGCCTTCGTCTTCGGCCTCATCCAGCCCGGCGGCAACAACTCCTGGCGCTCCGGCGAGAACCTGGTCGTCGACAAGCAGACCGGCGCGCGCTACCTGTACCTCGACGGGCGGCTGCGCCCGGTCCGCAACTACGCGTCGGCCCGCCTGATCGCCGGCGGCGACCTCGGCGTCACCACGGTCGGCACGTCCTCGCTGGCCGGCACACCGCACGGCACCCCCATCGGCATACCCGACGGTCCCGAGGCACTGCCGTCCACCGGCGACCTGGACCGTACGCCGTGGCTGGTCTGCTCGGGGGTCCGCCCGAGGTCGACCGGTGTCGTGACGGCCACCACGACCCTCGCCCTGGGCACCGACACACCGCACAACGCCCCCGGCGCACGGCAACTGGGCGAGCGGGACGGCCTGCTGGTCACCGGACCGGACGACTCCGCCTACCTGCTGTGGCAGGGCAGCCGGCTCCGGCTGGACGAGCGGGCGAACGCGGCCGAGGCCCTCGGCTACGGAAGTGTCGCCCCGCGCCCCGTCTCCGCCGCCTTCCTCGACTCCTTCCCGCAGGGGCCCGACCTGTCCCCGGCCGACGTACCGGGCCGGGGCGAGGAGGGGCCCGAACTGGCCGGGCGCGCCACCAGGGTGGGGCAGCTGTTCCGGGTCGAAGTGCCCGGCTCGGCCCCCCGCTACCACCTGCTCGCCAAGGAGGGCCTGGTGCCGCTCACCGCCACCGGCGCGACCCTCCTGCTGGGCGACCCGCTGACCCGGGAGAAGGCGTACGGCGGCGCCGCGACCGTGGCGACACTCGGGGCGGACGCACTGGCCGGGCATCTCGCCCCGGGCTCCGCGAGCGCCGCGGTGAACGCGGCGAAGCTGCCCGAGACCCCGCCGAAGGCGGTCGTGGTCGGCGCCGGCTCCGCCGCCTGCGCGGCCGTCGACTCCGCGGACGGCGGCGTCCGGGTCGGCGCGTCCGTGCTGCCCGAGAACGCGCTGCCCGAGCCCGTCCAGCCGCCCGCCGCCGAGGTCGTACCGGCCTGCCTGAAGGTCGACTCCATCGCGGTACGGGCCGGGAAGGGCGCGCTGGTAAGGGCGTTGAGTGCGAGCGGCAGCGCCCTGGGCGACACCACGTACCTGGTGACGGACACGGGTGTGAAGTACCGGCTGCTCTCCCAGGAGGGCGTCAGGGCGCTGGGCTACGAGGGCGTCGAGGAGCGGACCATGCCGTCCCCGATGCTGGCCATGCTGCCCAGCGGCCCCGACCTCACCCCCGAGGCGGCCTCCTCGGGCGAGGCCCGGGTGACGCTGCGCTGCCCGCGCGCGGAGGGGACGAGCGGGGACCAGCGGGAGCGGTCCGGCCCGGGGTAA
- the eccD gene encoding type VII secretion integral membrane protein EccD: protein MTDIQAASLCRVTVRAPARTVDLAVPSDVPVADLLPTVIGYGGDDLEEAGLEHGGWVLQRLGGPPLDPESTLDSLGLRDGEELCLRPRTEALPEVHLDDLVDGISGTMQQRPHGWSPEAGRRLLRGLAVAALTLGMVLLALPGTEGWIRAVAAGAAGLLLLAGAGSATRAVGDAGAGSALGLMVGPYFALAGWLLPGGDLGGADGEAVLGARLLAASAAGGAGAVLALAAVGVHPALFIGVACVAAAGALGATLITLNLAPDQAAGVVAVVVVLFGGFVPSLSFRLSGMRMSPLPTNVQQLQQGIDPYPASDVEARSMLADDWMTAFYGAVGLVCLPCLVALAADPGLAEILTVVALSLLLLLHSRGLGNVWQRLALTTAGAWGVVLLLAVFARSLGPTDRLTLTAGLMGLAAVLAIASWTVPGRRLVPYWGRAAELLHSLAAISILPLTLWSMGVYGLLRGING, encoded by the coding sequence GTGCTCCGGCCAGGACCGTCGACCTGGCCGTGCCCTCCGACGTCCCCGTCGCCGATCTGCTGCCCACAGTGATCGGTTACGGAGGGGACGACCTGGAGGAAGCAGGCCTGGAGCACGGCGGTTGGGTACTGCAACGCCTCGGCGGCCCACCGCTCGACCCAGAGAGTACCTTGGACTCCCTCGGTCTGCGGGACGGTGAGGAGCTTTGTCTCCGCCCCCGCACCGAGGCGTTGCCCGAAGTGCACCTCGATGACCTGGTCGACGGCATCTCGGGCACCATGCAGCAACGCCCGCACGGCTGGAGCCCCGAGGCCGGCCGGCGGCTCCTGCGCGGCCTGGCCGTGGCCGCCCTCACCCTCGGCATGGTGCTGCTCGCCCTGCCGGGAACCGAGGGCTGGATCCGGGCCGTCGCCGCCGGCGCCGCCGGACTGCTGCTGCTCGCCGGCGCCGGCTCCGCGACCCGGGCCGTCGGCGACGCCGGAGCCGGTTCGGCGCTCGGCCTCATGGTCGGTCCCTACTTCGCCCTGGCCGGCTGGCTGCTGCCCGGCGGCGACCTGGGCGGAGCCGACGGCGAAGCCGTCCTGGGCGCACGCCTGCTGGCGGCGTCGGCGGCCGGCGGCGCGGGAGCGGTGCTCGCCCTCGCGGCGGTCGGCGTGCACCCGGCGCTGTTCATCGGCGTGGCCTGCGTCGCCGCGGCCGGAGCGCTCGGCGCCACCCTGATCACCCTGAACCTGGCGCCGGACCAGGCTGCCGGGGTGGTCGCCGTCGTGGTCGTCCTGTTCGGCGGGTTCGTCCCCTCGCTGTCGTTCCGGCTCTCCGGCATGCGGATGTCACCGCTGCCCACCAACGTCCAGCAACTGCAGCAGGGCATCGACCCGTACCCCGCCTCCGACGTCGAGGCGCGGTCCATGCTGGCCGACGACTGGATGACCGCCTTCTACGGCGCCGTCGGCCTCGTCTGCCTGCCCTGCCTGGTGGCGCTCGCCGCCGACCCCGGCCTCGCCGAGATCCTCACCGTGGTCGCCCTCTCGCTCCTGTTGCTGCTGCACAGCAGGGGGCTCGGCAACGTCTGGCAGCGTCTCGCGCTGACCACCGCCGGCGCCTGGGGCGTGGTCCTGCTGCTGGCCGTCTTCGCCCGCTCCCTCGGCCCGACGGACCGGCTGACCCTCACGGCCGGCCTGATGGGCCTCGCGGCCGTCCTCGCCATCGCCTCGTGGACCGTCCCCGGCCGGCGGCTCGTCCCTTACTGGGGGCGCGCGGCCGAACTGCTGCACTCACTTGCCGCCATCAGCATCCTGCCGCTGACGCTCTGGTCCATGGGCGTCTACGGCCTGCTCCGCGGCATCAACGGCTGA
- a CDS encoding type VII secretion system-associated protein — MAVTVLDSEFLRQFINHQITDFRKTLENILKDDTHAGPAISYIADAISTTTIDAAKPLVIGLMAGESSAVGGGALNGVIQKGAGEVERILEAQGVLFEDLEEALWDTIDQLAKSQNKNLESITADEFMDIFEDVDSDFDNPGAPDED, encoded by the coding sequence GTGGCCGTCACGGTCCTCGACAGCGAATTCCTGAGACAGTTCATCAACCACCAGATCACTGACTTCAGGAAGACGCTGGAGAACATCCTCAAAGACGACACGCATGCCGGCCCGGCGATCTCGTACATCGCGGACGCCATCTCGACCACCACGATCGACGCCGCGAAGCCTCTCGTCATCGGGCTCATGGCCGGAGAGAGCAGCGCGGTCGGCGGGGGTGCCCTGAACGGGGTCATCCAGAAGGGCGCGGGCGAGGTCGAGCGGATCCTCGAGGCCCAGGGAGTCCTCTTCGAGGACCTCGAGGAGGCCCTGTGGGACACCATCGACCAGCTGGCCAAAAGCCAGAACAAGAACCTCGAGAGCATCACCGCGGACGAGTTCATGGACATCTTCGAGGATGTCGACAGCGACTTCGACAATCCGGGCGCCCCCGACGAGGACTGA
- a CDS encoding WXG100 family type VII secretion target, with translation MDFSDGYIYVDYNHAEGAADDMVGQSQAIMSILANLEMELTELRNSWIGDDRDVYSEVQAKWDNAVENIKNLLANHSGLLTDISSNYRYTEQNLSQRWGDIRIGSR, from the coding sequence ATGGACTTCTCCGACGGTTACATCTACGTCGACTACAACCACGCCGAAGGCGCGGCGGACGACATGGTCGGCCAGTCGCAGGCGATCATGAGCATCCTGGCCAACCTCGAGATGGAGCTAACCGAGCTCAGGAACAGCTGGATCGGTGACGACCGGGACGTGTACAGCGAGGTCCAGGCGAAGTGGGACAACGCTGTCGAGAACATCAAGAACCTGCTGGCCAACCACTCCGGCCTGCTCACCGACATCTCCTCCAACTACCGCTACACGGAGCAGAACCTGTCGCAGCGGTGGGGCGACATCCGCATCGGAAGCCGCTGA
- a CDS encoding AAWKG family protein (Members of this family are unrelated to eukaryotic Tcp10, although some members contain a repetitive region similar to a C-terminal repeat region of Tcp10.), protein MANPEDNNNDNWKKAVDMLTGYILPERSTLFENLKGNDDIPLIHVRLDREGGPGYSSGFLSPSGWKTKNTDYTLPFYRPSSDTEDVSEGSNLYRYRAYITFLGSGQAWPPSGDDIIPGYTKTSEVLKDKGGWNKEGEKLDWDTNPLVQYLYGSRDALSQLTMWPYSTHGYTNRDLKVDDANYVDLRSFTEAAKAFDRVVKFFEDSQVTVGTWDTEDIGEGSESWDGTSAAIFKELIHKLARNYEGYADQLNGDGGEGSALTIDGVTVTSEPARALAEAQQIILTQAQNLYDAWEAWKAESNPQRWLYDMLEDARLTLFDTQYDKTDIETVSYGSGLYTSWHNNVVATAGFQNDIVIEGKSYGRPSEMSTWKAIGDEAVRRWEQSVQDWLSTAGATAIVEIHKAFKTAQDAFDASVTDRDSRPLSEISAEAESDAEKKKAKEEADAAKAQADKEKAEAKAERDAEKAALEKEKEEAKAEAEQEKAAAKAERDAEKAALEKEKEEAKAEAEQEKAAAKAEQEAAKAEADKEKAQAKAEAEQEKAAAKAEQEAAKAEADKEKAQAKAEAEQEKAAAKAEQEAAKDEADKEKAQAKAEAAEQQAFVLAQNQKAQDEAKKERERAQAQNDADRAEAKAEQEAAKAEAAAEKEAAKQEQAQAKAEAEKEQEAAKAQAEQEKAAARAEQEAARSEYEQDRETARQEQADARADAEAQQEQARREAVVEKQQARLEAEQAKAEAQADYEEQKAEARAEREAAVREADRQEEAARQEYEREKAAAGEQRDQAREQAEQERAQARQEYEREMAAGADEARARQEYDDRIAEIDAAEREAVERADAAEADARSEYEREKAAAQEERDQARTDAEQARKDARAEYDERMGDIQAEYDRINADDKNIDELIRQRIADLPEPPDLSAYNSGGTPAGSAGSAYSSVFADNLYNQDDLSSALGRPQSGDSLAAASADGTGTGAGSPGMYPPMARGAGGEAGGNSGERVRNVIEPGVARSARVAAGTPTVDDEEHRVVSKGTQTSSSMPFMPPMGGMGGAGEGRPQTESGDRERTTWLAEDEDIWGTDEGGAPQALGR, encoded by the coding sequence ATGGCCAACCCCGAAGACAACAACAACGACAACTGGAAAAAGGCAGTTGACATGCTCACCGGCTACATCCTGCCGGAGCGGAGCACGTTGTTCGAAAATCTGAAGGGCAACGACGACATCCCGTTGATCCACGTCCGGCTGGACAGGGAAGGCGGACCGGGATATTCGTCCGGGTTCCTTTCCCCCAGTGGCTGGAAGACGAAGAACACCGACTACACCCTGCCGTTCTACCGTCCCAGCAGTGACACGGAGGACGTGTCCGAGGGCAGCAACCTCTACCGGTACCGGGCGTACATCACCTTTCTCGGTTCGGGCCAGGCCTGGCCGCCGAGCGGCGACGACATCATCCCGGGCTACACGAAGACCAGTGAGGTCCTGAAGGACAAGGGAGGCTGGAACAAGGAGGGGGAGAAACTCGACTGGGACACCAACCCCCTGGTCCAGTACCTCTACGGTTCCCGGGACGCCCTCTCGCAGCTGACGATGTGGCCCTACTCCACCCACGGGTACACGAACCGTGACCTCAAGGTGGACGACGCCAACTACGTCGACCTGCGGTCCTTCACGGAGGCCGCCAAGGCGTTCGACCGGGTCGTCAAGTTCTTCGAGGACAGCCAGGTCACCGTCGGCACGTGGGACACCGAGGACATCGGAGAGGGCAGTGAGTCCTGGGACGGCACCTCGGCCGCCATTTTCAAGGAACTCATCCACAAGCTGGCACGCAACTACGAGGGGTACGCGGACCAGCTCAACGGTGACGGCGGTGAAGGCTCCGCCCTCACCATCGACGGTGTGACGGTGACGTCCGAGCCGGCCCGCGCCCTCGCCGAGGCCCAGCAGATCATCCTCACCCAGGCGCAGAACCTCTACGACGCCTGGGAGGCGTGGAAAGCCGAGAGCAATCCGCAGCGCTGGCTCTACGACATGCTCGAGGACGCCCGGCTGACGCTCTTCGACACCCAGTACGACAAGACCGACATCGAGACGGTGAGCTACGGCTCCGGGCTGTACACGTCCTGGCACAACAACGTGGTGGCCACGGCCGGCTTCCAGAACGACATCGTCATCGAGGGCAAGTCGTACGGCAGGCCCAGCGAGATGTCGACGTGGAAGGCGATCGGCGACGAGGCGGTGCGCCGGTGGGAGCAGTCGGTGCAGGACTGGCTCAGCACGGCTGGCGCCACGGCCATTGTCGAGATCCACAAGGCGTTCAAGACGGCTCAGGACGCATTCGACGCCAGCGTAACCGACAGGGACAGCCGGCCTCTTTCGGAGATCTCCGCCGAAGCGGAATCGGACGCCGAGAAGAAGAAGGCGAAAGAAGAAGCGGACGCCGCCAAGGCGCAGGCGGACAAGGAGAAGGCCGAGGCCAAGGCGGAACGTGACGCCGAGAAGGCCGCCCTGGAGAAGGAGAAGGAAGAAGCCAAGGCGGAGGCGGAGCAGGAGAAGGCGGCGGCCAAGGCCGAGCGTGACGCCGAGAAGGCCGCCCTGGAGAAGGAGAAGGAAGAAGCCAAGGCGGAGGCGGAGCAGGAGAAGGCGGCGGCCAAGGCCGAGCAGGAGGCCGCCAAGGCCGAGGCGGACAAGGAGAAGGCACAGGCCAAGGCGGAGGCGGAGCAGGAGAAGGCGGCGGCCAAGGCCGAGCAGGAGGCCGCCAAGGCCGAGGCGGACAAGGAGAAGGCACAGGCCAAGGCGGAGGCGGAGCAGGAGAAGGCGGCGGCCAAGGCCGAGCAGGAGGCCGCCAAGGACGAGGCGGACAAGGAGAAGGCGCAGGCCAAGGCGGAGGCCGCCGAGCAGCAGGCCTTCGTCCTCGCCCAGAACCAGAAGGCTCAGGACGAGGCGAAGAAGGAGCGCGAACGGGCCCAGGCCCAGAACGACGCCGACCGCGCCGAGGCCAAGGCCGAGCAGGAGGCCGCCAAGGCCGAAGCCGCCGCGGAGAAGGAAGCCGCCAAGCAGGAACAGGCCCAGGCGAAGGCCGAGGCCGAGAAGGAGCAGGAGGCCGCCAAGGCCCAGGCGGAGCAGGAGAAGGCGGCGGCCCGGGCCGAACAGGAGGCGGCCAGATCCGAGTACGAGCAGGACAGGGAAACCGCCCGGCAGGAGCAGGCCGACGCCAGGGCCGATGCCGAGGCCCAGCAGGAGCAGGCCCGCCGCGAGGCGGTGGTCGAGAAGCAGCAGGCCAGGCTGGAGGCCGAACAGGCCAAGGCCGAGGCGCAGGCCGACTACGAGGAGCAGAAGGCCGAGGCGCGTGCCGAGCGCGAGGCCGCCGTACGGGAGGCCGACCGTCAGGAGGAGGCGGCCAGACAGGAGTACGAGCGGGAGAAGGCCGCCGCCGGGGAACAGCGGGACCAGGCGCGGGAACAGGCCGAGCAGGAGCGGGCGCAGGCACGCCAGGAGTACGAGCGCGAGATGGCCGCCGGCGCCGACGAGGCCCGCGCCCGGCAGGAGTACGACGACCGGATCGCGGAGATCGACGCCGCCGAACGGGAAGCCGTCGAACGGGCCGACGCCGCCGAGGCCGACGCCAGGAGCGAGTACGAGCGGGAGAAGGCCGCCGCACAGGAGGAACGGGACCAGGCGCGCACCGACGCGGAGCAGGCACGTAAGGACGCCAGGGCCGAGTACGACGAGCGCATGGGCGACATCCAGGCCGAGTACGACCGGATCAACGCCGACGACAAGAACATCGACGAACTGATCCGCCAGCGCATCGCGGACCTCCCCGAGCCTCCCGACCTCTCCGCCTACAACTCCGGCGGCACACCCGCCGGATCGGCCGGATCGGCGTACTCCTCCGTCTTCGCCGACAACCTCTACAACCAGGACGACCTCTCCTCGGCGCTGGGTCGCCCGCAGAGCGGTGACAGCCTGGCGGCCGCCTCCGCGGACGGGACCGGCACGGGAGCGGGATCGCCGGGGATGTATCCGCCGATGGCGCGGGGCGCCGGCGGCGAGGCCGGTGGGAACTCCGGCGAGCGTGTCAGGAACGTCATCGAGCCGGGCGTCGCCCGGTCCGCCCGGGTGGCGGCCGGCACACCGACCGTCGACGACGAGGAACACCGCGTCGTGTCCAAGGGCACGCAGACCAGCAGCAGCATGCCCTTCATGCCGCCCATGGGAGGCATGGGCGGGGCGGGCGAAGGCAGGCCGCAGACGGAGAGCGGCGACAGGGAACGCACCACCTGGCTCGCCGAGGACGAGGACATCTGGGGCACCGACGAGGGGGGAGCGCCCCAGGCCCTGGGGCGCTGA